The Bdellovibrio bacteriovorus W nucleotide sequence CGTGTGCACGGGCCAGTCGCCCCATTTAAAGCCCAAACTATCAATGGCCTCAAGACACATGCGTAAATGATCAGCCTCTTGCAAAGTGACATGAATCAATTCTTCTTTAAAACCCACAGGAGCCTCTGGATACTCCACAAGGCTTCTTACCCCTAGCTCCATGGCCTGCAACTCAATACTGGCCAAATCGTGCAGCATACGAGCCTGCCCCTCATTGGTAGAGAATCCTTTTTTAGGCGGGTGATCTTTAGGATGAAGAACCAAAATATCCCGTGCCGGAATATCAGGCGCCGACCCTGGCTCCTTCAGTCCCATCGCGGTATGGCAGTGCTCTTCTATCTGTCGAATCTTTTCCCAGACGTCGGGAACATCAAAAGTGAACATAAAAACCCTTTTACATCCCGCTTACACAGTTGCCAATTAAATGATGATTTGATGCAATCAATTCTAAGAGAGGAAGTTACAAACATGGGAAAATCATGGAAAAATGCTGGAAAAATGGAAAAAGCCCAGCAGAAGGGGCAAATATTTACGAAACTGGCTCGAGAAATTGCAGTTGCTGCAAAAGCGGGCGGCCCTGACCCCAATGCAAACTCCCGTTTGCGACTTGCTATTGATGCGGCAAAAAAAGTTTCTTGTCCGAACGATACAATTGACCGCGCGATCAAAAAAGGCGCAGGCCTTTTAGATGACGGAAAAATTATCGAAGAGATCACCTATGAGGGATACGGACCTCACGGAGTTGGTGTTATTATCGAATGCCAATCTGACAATCGCAATAGAACGGCTTCAGAAGTACGCCATGCCTATAAATCGCATGATGGAAATATGGGGGAAACTGGTTCCGTCATGTGGATGTTCGATCGCGTGGGTCTGATTACGGGCTCAAAGGAAGGCTCTTTCGATCCTGACGAAGAGGCCATTGAAGCCGGAGCGAATGAAGTGTATCCCGGCGATGAGGAAGGTACTTTTGACTTTTACACAGCCGCAGATGAGTTGGACACCGTTCGCGACGCTTTAACTCAAAGAGGCTGGACTTTGACTGTTGTTGAGCTTTCTTATAAGGCAAAAAACATCACTGAACTTACGGATGACCAACGCAAAGAAGTGGAAGAGTTCTTGGCCTTTGCTGAGGATTTGGAAGACACGCACAGGGTGCATGCGACGTTGTAGAAAATTTATAGCTGCTCTTACTTGAAGAGCAGCTATCTTTTAGAAATCTGTGTTATCAAGGAGTTTTTAGCAACTCAAAGACTCACTACAGGCTTTCGTTGCAGAAAAGAATTTCTTGCAACATCTCGTGTGAACCTCTAAAAAAACGACTACCTCGGCCTCTCTGGAAAGCGATTAGGACATTGCGGACGAGCCTTGCGATGATTGCCCGTTAATTCAGATACAAATCCTTGTCCTTGTTCATGGAGTTCTTTACCACTCATCCAGTATTCCCCAGGGGTTGTGAAAGCCTCTTCAGCCCTTAAGAAATCGATAAACTCTTTTTTCGCACCTAAATCTAAAAGCAAAGAAATATAATCTTCTGTCAGACGCTCATTAGGAATATTGCAAAATAGATGGGTCACACCATGAAAATAGAAAGCAGCGTGACTTCCCGCTCGACGTTCATTCCCAACAAGATAAATGGGCAAACAAATACTTCCACACTGATCTCCATTTTTTACTGATGTTGTGATTTTAATTCCTTGCTTCTGTAGGCTTTGAAGCTGTTCGATAATGGCCTTACCCTCCACAACATAACCACCTGGAGAGTTCAAATTGAACACAAATTCTTTCGACCTCAACTCAGCAAGCGCTTTTTTAATTAACTCCGCATCTCCTCGCTCTACAGCTCCGGAAAGAGTTAATGTGTAAGGTTGATTGTCTAAACGATCAAAGGTGTGACTAATATTGGCACTCCAAGATGTGGATGCCATAAAGATCATTGATATTAAGAAGCCAAATCGCATAAAGCGGCCCTCACCTTTGCTTTAAAAATTCGTAGTCGCCCACTGGCACTGACAAGCTTTTAAAGCAAAGGAAAGGCCATCATTATCAAAAAAATGAGTTTTTACTTTTTAGAAGGCGCCTTTCCAGTTTCTAGCAAACCTTCGGTCCAAATACGGATCTTTACGTCATCACCAACAGCAGGCCCAATGGCAATCTGATCGTTATAGGCAATATTGAAATCCTTGCGATTCACCATGCCTGTCATTTGCAAAGCAGCTCTTTCTTGCCCCATAGGGTCCTTCACGTTGCCAGTGAACTTCCCTTCGAATACTACGTCCTTTGTAACACCTTTAATGGTCAAAGCTGCCGTCAACTTAAAAGCTTCCGGTGTACCTGTGATTGATTTACTGACCAGCCTCATATCTGGAAATTTTGTGACCTCGAAAAAATCTTTCGATTTCAAATGATCATCTCTTTGCTTAACGCCTGTATCAATAGAACTCACCGGAACCTTTGCACTCACCGTAGATTTCGTAAATGGCTCTGCGAGCGTGAAAACTCCTTCAACCTCATTGAAGCGGCCTTCAACTTCTGAAACTACAAAATGGGGAATCACAAAGGAGATTCGACTATGAGCAGGGTCCACGGCATACTTTCCCTTGATATAACTTACCGCAGCCTCTGAAACCGAAACAGCGCCTAAAACACAAGCGCTAACAATGAAATGCTTTAAAGCCACTGACGTCTTCATAGGTCATTCTCCTTGAAATTTCTTTTATTCTTTAAAAGAAATACGGCGACGTCTAGCTAGGCTCTTGTGAGCTGCAATCTTGCAAACCGCTAAAGGTGAAAAATGCAATGCCACAAATCTTCACCATTCAAATAAAAAAAGCCGTCGTTGATTTTTAAACGACGGCTTTTTAAAGATATCTTAATAAAAATACTACTGAACTTCAGGAATCGTCTGACAACGCAAAGGCAGCTCAGAATCCGGTAACTTTGAATACTGTTCCCCATTGATTGTATGAACATAGATCGAGTTTGTTTTGGCACCTTGAGCTATGGGCTGACCAAGAGTGATAATAACCTTATCCCCTGTTTTTGCCAGACCATGAGTAACCATCAACTGATCTACTTGAGTCAGAATATCTTCCATATTTTTATACGATTTGATGATATGAGTTTGAATTCCCCACATTAGCTCCATCGTATTCAAAACATCAATATGCTGAGTTACCGCAATCACGCGCGCTCTCGGTCTAAATCCAGAGATAATATTGGCAGTCTTACCTGAGGTCGTTAGACAAATGATCGCCTTTGCATTGAGCTTTAATGCGCTTAAAGAGGCACTGGCTGCAATTGCCGCTGGTGTGCTTAAAAACTCATTCTCTAAAGAGAGTTTATAGTACTCTTCTTCGTTCTTTTCGACTTCCGTGATAATTTCATGCATAGTGCGGATACAGCGGAAAGGATAATTTCCACTTGCTGACTCTGCCGAAAGCATCAAAGCATCTGAGCCATCCAAAACCGCATTGGCAACGTCTGTAATCTCGGCACGCGTTGGACGTGGATTTTCAACCATACTATCCAACATCTGTGTTGCTGTGATTACAGGTTTCCCCAATTGATTGCACACATTGATAATGCGCTTTTGAAATCCCGGTAAACGGCTTTGCCCAACCTCAACAGCAAGGTCTCCACGCGCCACCATCACCGCGTCTGAAAGACGACAGATCTCTTCGAGATTCTCTAAAGCTTCTACCATTTCAATTTTGGCAATAATTTTAGCTTCAGAATTTCTTTCTTCAATGATTTCTCTAAGTTTACGAATATCTCGAGCGTGGCGAACAAAGCTTAGAGCTACATAATCAACATTGTTTTGCAGACCGAACTCTAAATCCTCGTAATCCTTTTCAGTCATCGCATCCACAGGCAGATCGACACCTGGTAAATTCATACCTTTACGATTCTTTAAAATGCCACCGTAGATAACTTCAACGTCCAACTCAATACCACGAACTGCGAGTACTTTTACTTCCATCAACCCGTCATCCAAAAGGATACGCGTTCCCGGCTTACACGCCAGTGGCAGCTCTTTAAAATCTGAAGGGATCAACCCTGGCTTACCAAGGACTTCATCCGTCGTGATAACTAGTTTCTCACCAGGTTTAATTTCAATGGAGCCATTTTCAAATTTCCCAACACGAACTTTAGGCCCCTGAAGATCCTGAAGAATTGCAACTGGTGCACGCAAGTCTCTTGAAAGCTTACGTAGCGATTGAATAACTTGTAGATGATCTTCATGAGTTCC carries:
- a CDS encoding hypothetical protein (COG0217 Uncharacterized conserved protein); translation: MGKSWKNAGKMEKAQQKGQIFTKLAREIAVAAKAGGPDPNANSRLRLAIDAAKKVSCPNDTIDRAIKKGAGLLDDGKIIEEITYEGYGPHGVGVIIECQSDNRNRTASEVRHAYKSHDGNMGETGSVMWMFDRVGLITGSKEGSFDPDEEAIEAGANEVYPGDEEGTFDFYTAADELDTVRDALTQRGWTLTVVELSYKAKNITELTDDQRKEVEEFLAFAEDLEDTHRVHATL
- a CDS encoding hypothetical protein (COG0740 Protease subunit of ATP-dependent Clp proteases), yielding MRFGFLISMIFMASTSWSANISHTFDRLDNQPYTLTLSGAVERGDAELIKKALAELRSKEFVFNLNSPGGYVVEGKAIIEQLQSLQKQGIKITTSVKNGDQCGSICLPIYLVGNERRAGSHAAFYFHGVTHLFCNIPNERLTEDYISLLLDLGAKKEFIDFLRAEEAFTTPGEYWMSGKELHEQGQGFVSELTGNHRKARPQCPNRFPERPR
- a CDS encoding hypothetical protein (COG2353 Uncharacterized conserved protein) — its product is MKTSVALKHFIVSACVLGAVSVSEAAVSYIKGKYAVDPAHSRISFVIPHFVVSEVEGRFNEVEGVFTLAEPFTKSTVSAKVPVSSIDTGVKQRDDHLKSKDFFEVTKFPDMRLVSKSITGTPEAFKLTAALTIKGVTKDVVFEGKFTGNVKDPMGQERAALQMTGMVNRKDFNIAYNDQIAIGPAVGDDVKIRIWTEGLLETGKAPSKK
- a CDS encoding hypothetical protein (COG0469 Pyruvate kinase), producing the protein MLANRRAKIVATIGPATHSEENLEKAIKAGMNVARLNFSHGTHEDHLQVIQSLRKLSRDLRAPVAILQDLQGPKVRVGKFENGSIEIKPGEKLVITTDEVLGKPGLIPSDFKELPLACKPGTRILLDDGLMEVKVLAVRGIELDVEVIYGGILKNRKGMNLPGVDLPVDAMTEKDYEDLEFGLQNNVDYVALSFVRHARDIRKLREIIEERNSEAKIIAKIEMVEALENLEEICRLSDAVMVARGDLAVEVGQSRLPGFQKRIINVCNQLGKPVITATQMLDSMVENPRPTRAEITDVANAVLDGSDALMLSAESASGNYPFRCIRTMHEIITEVEKNEEEYYKLSLENEFLSTPAAIAASASLSALKLNAKAIICLTTSGKTANIISGFRPRARVIAVTQHIDVLNTMELMWGIQTHIIKSYKNMEDILTQVDQLMVTHGLAKTGDKVIITLGQPIAQGAKTNSIYVHTINGEQYSKLPDSELPLRCQTIPEVQ